Proteins from a genomic interval of Microbacterium phyllosphaerae:
- the paaB gene encoding 1,2-phenylacetyl-CoA epoxidase subunit PaaB, translated as MATPGSDEREPWPLWEVFVRANRGLSHVHVGSLHAPDADMAIRNARDLYTRRGEGVSIWAVPADAITTSDPDAKGAYFESPAGKNYRHAVYYTASEGVPHL; from the coding sequence ATGGCGACGCCGGGATCCGACGAACGCGAACCCTGGCCCCTCTGGGAGGTCTTCGTCCGCGCGAACCGCGGTCTGAGCCACGTCCATGTCGGGTCCCTGCACGCCCCGGATGCCGACATGGCCATCCGCAACGCACGCGACCTCTACACGCGCCGCGGCGAGGGCGTGTCGATCTGGGCCGTCCCGGCGGATGCGATCACCACCAGCGACCCCGATGCGAAGGGTGCCTACTTCGAGAGCCCCGCCGGCAAGAACTACCGGCATGCCGTCTACTACACGGCGTCCGAAGGGGTGCCGCACCTGTGA
- the paaA gene encoding 1,2-phenylacetyl-CoA epoxidase subunit PaaA has protein sequence MTSPADLSLVADELSDDERLFDELIANEQRIEPRDWMPDAYRKTLIRQISQHAHSEIIGMQPEGNWITRAPSLKRKAILMAKVQDEAGHGLYLYSAAQTLGITRDEMMDQLISGKAKYSSIFNYPTPTWADMGAIGWLVDGAAICNQVPLCRASYGPYGRAMVRVCKEESFHQRQGFEILLSLMQGTDEQRQMAQDAVNRWYWPSLAMFGPPDDQSPNSAQSMKWKIKRFTNDELRQRFVGMVVPQAEILGVTLPDPDLRFDDETGQYVIGEIDWDEFFEVLRGNGPCNAERLERRRTAHEEGAWVREAAAEYARKQALKTKAVA, from the coding sequence ATGACCAGCCCCGCAGATCTCTCCCTCGTCGCAGACGAGCTCTCCGACGACGAGCGCCTGTTCGATGAGCTCATCGCGAACGAGCAGCGCATCGAGCCCCGCGACTGGATGCCCGACGCGTACCGCAAGACGCTGATCCGTCAGATCTCGCAGCACGCGCACTCCGAGATCATCGGCATGCAGCCGGAGGGCAACTGGATCACCCGGGCGCCGAGCCTCAAGCGCAAAGCGATCCTGATGGCGAAGGTGCAGGACGAGGCCGGTCACGGTCTCTACCTCTACTCCGCGGCGCAGACCCTCGGGATCACGCGCGACGAGATGATGGATCAGCTCATCAGCGGCAAGGCCAAGTACTCGTCGATCTTCAACTACCCCACTCCCACATGGGCCGACATGGGCGCGATCGGATGGCTCGTCGACGGCGCCGCGATCTGCAACCAGGTGCCGCTGTGCCGTGCGTCGTACGGCCCCTACGGACGCGCGATGGTGCGCGTCTGTAAAGAGGAGTCGTTCCACCAGCGCCAGGGTTTCGAGATCCTGCTCTCCCTGATGCAGGGCACCGACGAGCAGAGGCAGATGGCACAGGATGCCGTGAACCGCTGGTACTGGCCGAGCCTGGCGATGTTCGGTCCTCCCGATGACCAGTCGCCCAACTCCGCCCAGTCGATGAAGTGGAAGATCAAGCGCTTCACCAACGACGAGCTGCGCCAGCGGTTCGTCGGGATGGTGGTGCCGCAGGCCGAGATCCTCGGCGTGACCCTTCCCGACCCCGATCTGCGATTCGACGACGAGACCGGGCAGTACGTGATCGGCGAGATCGACTGGGACGAGTTCTTCGAGGTGCTGCGCGGCAACGGCCCGTGCAACGCCGAACGTCTCGAGCGCCGCCGTACGGCACACGAGGAGGGCGCGTGGGTACGCGAGGCCGCCGCCGAATATGCCCGCAAGCAGGCACTCAAGACGAAGGCGGTGGCGTGA